From one Cydia strobilella chromosome 24, ilCydStro3.1, whole genome shotgun sequence genomic stretch:
- the LOC134752487 gene encoding histone H3-like — MARTKQTARKSTGGKAPRKQLATKAARKSAPATGGVKKPHRYRPGTVALREIRRYQKSTELLIRKLPFQRLVREIAQDFKTDLPFQSSAVMALQEASEAYLVGLFEDTNLCAIHAKRVTIMPKDIQLARRIRGERA, encoded by the coding sequence atggcCCGTACCAAGCAGACCGCTCGTAAATCCACCGGTGGTAAAGCGCCCCGCAAACAGCTCGCCACCAAGGCGGCCCGCAAgagcgcgcccgccaccggcgGCGTCAAGAAGCCCCATCGTTACAGGCCCGGCACCGTCGCCCTCCGTGAGATCCGTCGCTACCAGAAGAGCACTGAGCTTCTGATCCGCAAGCTGCCCTTCCAGCGTCTGGTGCGTGAGATCGCTCAGGACTTCAAGACCGATCTGCCCTTCCAGAGCTCTGCCGTTATGGCTCTCCAGGAGGCCAGCGAGGCTTACCTCGTCGGTCTCTTCGAGGACACCAACCTGTGCGCTATCCACGCCAAGCGTGTGACCATCATGCCCAAGGACATCCAGCTGGCTCGCAGGATCCGCGGTGAACGTGCCTAA
- the LOC134752489 gene encoding uncharacterized protein LOC134752489: protein MPVEVSGPLGTVQTLALLDEGAAMTLMLHETADKLAPRVKGETLEIEGIGGVVRNPDSYTLRVAIRGFCSRHMEMMEVITIGDIGIGMQGVPRDVVDKCEHLTKIADELSYPTGIPTIVIGQDNWHLIISRQILEGPPELPIASLTRLGWVLHGPDRTRRAAVNFVGHARPKTADDEALELMKRHFDIESLGVSQKLPRADPDQRALDLLKTTCVKIPGENRYRAGLLWRTDDEKLPDNRAQALKRLYSLERKLDRDATLKAEYAKHMANLLDKGYAEKMESPPPLDASRVWYLAHFPTFHPQRGKMRLVWDAAATAYGRSLNSALLAGPDLLESLFGVLVRFREGKIAVIADVKEMFLQIEIIEQDRDALRFVWRGEDRTSPPQEYRMKRLIFGSAASPTTALYVKNENARTHSEQFPIAAEKTIKNTYMDDMLIALDTSEDDARRIVNEVYELNMRASFELRGFASNHPAVIADVVNSKEETSLLGASESERTLGLKWNHKRDTLGFNVNFRNTPEDVLNGQKLPTKRQVTSSAMSIFDPIGYVSPISVLGKALMQEIWRTGIGWDSPIPVSLAPAWRSFIDNVQQLRDLEIPRHVPAFNREAYMHVFCDASEKIYAAAVYLVSVNPEGTRTSALVAAKARVSPLRVVSIPRMELQSCVLATRLAETIVKESDYVIKDKYFWSDSKTALTWIRSDPRRYKTFVAHRLAEIENTTTPANWRWVPSAANVADDATRGIPTQFGANHRWFIGPDFTRKSEEHWPTEKTPAPVADTGEERVNKLVCSVGAAKNKFEYLPEVCRFSKFVRLVRATAKTLVAAEVFKAALLKKKPDTDINKGHLNLAEILLIRRSQHEAFPEEIKLMETGRPIPKKSPLHKIAVKLDKNGVIVLNARIDKDVHIPVLHAKEDFVKLLIHHFHALYNHGNHSTVINELKQRYYIIGLRGSIRYITNKCQWCRTYKGTTLKVPVGDLPPERLQANQPPFTAAAVDLFGPMNITIGRRREKRWGVLYTCLTTRAVHLELAASLSASSMILSLRRMIARRGTPTVLYSDNATNFYGAEREIAEAKKTLPDSLKPFLTERAITWKKIPPGNPSAGGAWERLVGSVKTALKATLKERAPHEEVLHTLLLEAEHVVNSRPLTPVNPDLDVEALTPNHFLIGRSSAMAPLGVFTDKDMSLSSWKTAQNLADHFWRRWQKEYRPSLLPRPSAHQNVQKLNIGDIVIVADSSMPRGTWPRGEIAQLFPGPDGHVIRLIAS from the exons ATGCCTGTAGAGGTGTCGGGACCGCTAGGTACCGTGCAAACCCTCGCGCTGCTAGACGAAGGCGCGGCTATGACTTTGATGCTTCACGAAACGGCCGATAAACTCGCGCCTCGCGTAAAAGGCGAAACTTTGGAAATAGAAGGCATAGGCGGCGTAGTCAGAAATCCAGATTCGTATACGTTACGAGTCGCAATACGGGGTTTTTGTAGCCGACACATGGAAATGATGGAGGTAATCACGATTGGCGATATTGGCATAGGAATGCAGGGCGTACCACGTGACGTAGTCGACAAGTGCGAACACTTGACTAAAATCGCGGACGAATTAAGTTACCCGACCGGCATACCTACCATCGTGATAGGACAAGATAATTGGCACCTCATCATTTCTCGGCAAATTTTAGAGGGCCCGCCTGAGCTTCCCATTGCTAGCCTAACTAGACTGGGCTGGGTTTTACACGGCCCAGATagaacgcgccgcgccgcggtaaATTTTGTAGGGCACGCACGGCCTAAAACCGCGGACGACGAGGCTTTAGAGCTAATGAAACGGCATTTTGACATAGAATCATTAGGCGTTTCACAAAAGCTACCTCGGGCCGATCCCGACCAGCGCGCGCTAGACTTGCTGAAAACCACCTGTGTAAAAATACCGGGGGAGAATAGGTATCGAGCGGGCTTATTATGGCGGACAGACGACGAAAAGCTCCCAGATAACCGAGCGCAAGCATTAAAACGGCTGTACAGTCTAGAACGAAAACTAGACCGAGATGCAACGTTAAAGGCCGAATATGCAAAGCATATGGCTAACTTGCTTGACAAGGGTTACGCGGAGAAAATGGAGTCGCCGCCCCCCCTCGATGCGTCCCGGGTGTGGTACTTAGCGCATTTCCCAACTTTTCACCCGCAACGCGGCAAAATGAGATTAGTGTGGGACGCGGCCGCCACGGCCTACGGACGGTCGCTCAATAGCGCGCTTTTGGCCGGCCCCGACTTATTAGAGTCACTCTTTGGCGTTCTAGTGCGTTTCCGCGAGGGTAAAATCGCGGTAATAGCGGAcgtcaaagaaatgtttttacagatCGAGATAATTGAGCAAGATCGCGAtgcgttacgtttcgtttggcgGGGGGAGGACCGCACCTCTCCACCGCAAGAATACAGAATGAAGCGGCTTATATTTGGATCGGCAGCGTCGCCGACAACCGCGCTATACGTCAAAAACGAAAACGCAAGAACGCATAGCGAACAATTTCCGATCGCAgctgaaaaaacaataaaaaatacgtacatGGACGACATGTTGATCGCGCTCGATACGTCCGAGGACGACGCCAGGCGCATAGTAAACGAGGTTTACGAATTAAATATGCGCGCGTCATTCGAGCTTCGCGGGTTCGCTTCGAATCATCCTGCGGTTATTGCTGACGTAGTTAACAGTAAAGAGGAAACGTCATTGTTAGGCGCTAGCGAGAGCGAACGTACGTTAGGTTTGAAATGGAATCACAAGCGTGACACCTTAGGTTTCAACGTAAACTTTCGCAACACGCCCGAGGACGTACTTAACGGTCAGAAATTACCCACAAAACGACAGGTTACGAGTAGTGCGATGTCGATATTCGATCCGATCGGATACGTAAGCCCCATATCCGTCTTAGGCAAGGCATTAATGCAGGAGATATGGCGCACCGGAATCGGATGGGACTCGCCCAtacccgtctcgctcgcacccgcATGGCGATCGTTCATAGATAACGTACAACAATTACGGGACTTGGAAATTCCGCGACACGTGCCCGCATTTAATAGGGAGGCATATATGCATGTTTTTTGCGACgcaagtgaaaaaatatatgccgcGGCCGTGTACCTAGTCAGCGTCAACCCCGAGGGGACTAGAACGTCCGCATTAGTGGCCGCAAAGGCCCGAGTGTCACCTCTCCGGGTAGTTAGTATTCCACGAATGGAATTACAGAGCTGCGTACTAGCGACTAGGTTAGCGGAGACCATAGTCAAAGAGTCAGACTACGTAATAAAGGACAAGTATTTTTGGTCTGACTCCAAAACGGCACTCACGTGGATACGGTCGGACCCACGTAGGTACAAAACGTTCGTCGCACATAGGTTAGCGGAAATCGAGAACACTACCACCCCCGCCAACTGGCGCTGGGTGCCTAGTGCAGCTAACGTAGCTGACGACGCGACGCGCGGTATACCTACGCAATTTGGAGCGAACCACCGATGGTTCATAGGGCCCGATTTCACACGTAAAAGCGAGGAGCATTGGCCGACAGAGAAAACGCCCGCGCCCGTCGCCGATACGGGCGAAGAACGCGTTAACAAGCTCGTATGCTCGGTAGGCGCCGCGAAAAATAAGTTTGAGTACCTGCCGGAGGTATGTAGGTTCTCAAAGTTCGTACGCTTAGTCCGCGCCACCGCTAAAACACTGGTTGCCGCCGAGGTTTTTAAAGCCGCATTGCTTAAAAAGAAACCAGACACAGACATAAATAAGGGGCATTTGAACTTAGCAGAGATATTGCTTATACGCCGGAGTCAACATGAAGCCTTTCCAGAGGAAATCAAGTTAATGGAAACTGGACGGCCGATTCCGAAGAAATCGCCACTCCATAAAATCGCAGTAAAACTCGACAAAAATGGAGTCATCGTGCTGAACGCCAGAATAGATAAAGATGTACACATACCCGTTCTACACGCTAAAGAAGATTTCGTCAAGCTGCTAATACATCATTTTCATGCTCTCTACAATCACGGCAACCACTCAACAGTGATAAACGAGCTGAAACAGAGATATTATATTATCGGTCTGCGCGGTAgcattcgttatataacgaataagTGCCAATGGTGTCGGACCTATAAGGGGACCACACTCAAGGTTCCTGTAGGCGACTTACCACCAGAGAGGCTCCAGGCGAATCAACCGCCATTTACCGCCGCAGCCGTAGATTTATTTGGCCCAATGAATATTACAATAGGCCGCCGCCGCGAGAAAAGATGGGGCGTATTATATACTTGCCTCACTACCCGAGCTGTGCACTTAGAGCTTGCCGCCTCACTTTCGGCATCCTCTATGATACTCTCACTGCGCAGAATGATAGCTCGGCGCGGCACGCCTACCGTTCTGTACTCCGACAACGCAACTAACTTCTACGGAGCAGAACGAGAAATTGCAGAGGCCAAGAAAACGCTGCCAGACAGTCTAAAGCCATTCCTGACTGAACGAGCGATCACCTGGAAAAAGATACCGCCTGGCAACCCTTCCGCCGGCGGTGCATGGGAACGACTCGTGGGCAGCGTGAAAACTGCATTGAAAGCTACACTAAAAGAGAGAGCACCTCATGAAGAAGTTCTACATACGCTGCTTCTAGAAGCCGAGCACGTAGTAAACTCCAGACCACTGACACCTGTGAATCCAGACCTAGATGTCGAGGCTCTGACGCCGAACCATTTTCTCATCGGCCGGTCGAGCGCAATGGCACCGCTGGGCGTCTTCACAGACAAAGATATGTCACTGTCGTCATGGAAGACAGCGCAGAACTTAGCCGATCACTTTTGGAGGCGCTGGCAGAAAGAATACAGACCCAGCCTCCTCCCTCGGCCCAGTGCtcaccagaacgtgcagaagctAAATATAGGCGACATCGTCATCGTAGCGGACAGCTCTATGCCACGAGGAACATGGCCTAGAGGCGAAATCGCACAACTCTTTCCCGGCCCTGATGGCCAC GTGATCAGGCTAATTGCATCATAA